From Pyxicephalus adspersus chromosome 7, UCB_Pads_2.0, whole genome shotgun sequence, a single genomic window includes:
- the AIMP2 gene encoding aminoacyl tRNA synthase complex-interacting multifunctional protein 2 gives MPMYKLQPYNRGEIKVDLPTCMYRLPNLHQPFNGHHEQEQADPALQALESRQEDILKRLYELKAAVDGLSKMIQTPDADLDVTDIIQADTTAAHAPQTADLDAVLGKDYGALRDIVINANPALPPLSLLILHSLLCERYQVLSAVHTHSSVTNIPEPLLKCFGDQGNKKYRQDYQLGFTLIWKDVPKPQMKFSIQNMCPIEGEGNIARFLFSLLGYSFNAVTATLIDSWVDTAIFQLREGSSKEKAAVLRAMNSALGKSSWLVGNELTVADIVSWCAIQQSANSSTVPANVEKWMKSCENLTSFHSVLKLIK, from the exons ATGCCTATGTACAAACTGCAGCCATACAACAGAGGGGAAATCAAGGTAGATCTGCCCACCTGCATGTACAGGCTCCCCAACCTCCATCAGCCTTTCAATGGACACCATGAGCAG GAGCAAGCCGATCCAGCACTTCAAGCTCTGGAGTCCAGGCAAGAAGACATCTTGAAGCGCCTTTATGAGCTAAAAGCTGCTGTCGATGGCCTCTCAAAGATGATCCAGACTCCAGATGCTGATCTTGATGTGACAGATATTATTCAGGCTGATACAACAGCAGCTCATGCTCCTCAAACAGCAGATCTGGATGCCGTACTGGGAAAG GATTATGGTGCTCTAAGAGATATAGTCATCAATGCAAATCCAGCTCTGCCTCCGCTTTCCTTGCTGATCCTGCACAGTCTGCTGTGTGAACGTTACCAGGTGCTGTCAGCTGTTCACACACACTCGTCTGTCACAAACATCCCAGAACCTCTTTTGAAATGCTTTGGGGATCAAGGGAATAAAAAGTACCGACAGGATTATCAGCTTGGCTTTACTCTCATCTGGAAAGATG tgcctaAACCACAGATGAAATTCAGCATTCAAAACATGTGTCCCATCGAAGGAGAAGGCAATATAGCCCGTTTCCTGTTCTCCCTCTTAGGTTACTCTTTTAATGCTGTTACAGCCACGCTGATTGACAGCTGGGTGGACACTGCCATCTTCCAACTCAGGGAAGGCAGCAGTAAGGAGAAAGCAGCTGTTTTGCGGGCTATGAACTCCGCATTAGGCAAGTCTTCCTGGCTGGTGGGAAATGAACTTACCGTTGCAGATATCGTCAGCTGGTGCGCCATTCAGCAGTCTGCTAATTCTAGCACTGTTCCGGCAAATGTGGAGAAGTGGATGAAGTCCTGTGAAAACCTCACATCTTTCCATTCAGTGCTGaagttaataaagtaa
- the EIF2AK1 gene encoding eukaryotic translation initiation factor 2-alpha kinase 1 gives MGESQVPHTSGQVIMKKNEGVPVFQYPEEPDMELDESDSPSDLQMMKGRWRLPNVTTVPNQLLLVSLVEHLCHVHEQNPHHSKQLFRLICQTFTRMGLLTPFAFSDEFSSVRLQHSTAITELLKAAKRHLHKEELTNGDLNLHLNRAKDMLAETQTSRYLNEFEEITQLGKGGYGKVYKVRNKLDGQFYAIKKILIKKVSRRDCKKVLREVKVLAGLQHPNIVGYNTAWMEHVQPPHSKCKAIPTLKAIKGLSIQNSQEFFTDIQSTENSESSIVFADSGEGNHSADMMSVNRKMYSTESKKQSFTMSDGFYHGNKDSNANVRQVSSVYKKLDASQELCQRERCPFTSEDDVEDGSDSSCDEDDCLQKEFCFHRYFEIQYHLMLHIQMKLCEKSLWDWIEERNEHYRKGRDSSRCFGFVDVSSALSIFYQLLQGVRYIHSMGVLHRDLKVWYFNIDHSNITYFKPTESSLANILEPNSAVLGLSMEGLQTYLYHILLVNPLAIVVIFSDSFNRKPCTLSHADSTHTSGVGTCLYAAQEQLKGSHYDFKSDMYSVGVILLELFHPFWTEMERNDILTSLSKGIIPKPFETQWPVQSKYVKLLTSIDCELRPSADQMLKCELFSEKENVIEDLQQKVLSLEEENERLKKSLELLQEQMSSRVGIESPV, from the exons AATCTGATTCACCGTCTGACCTGCAAATGATGAAAGGAAGGTGGCGACTCCCTAATGTCACTACAGTCCCCAACCAGCTCTTGCTCGTTTCTTTGGTGGAACATCTATGTCATGTTCATGAACAGAACCCCCACCACTCTAAACAACTCTTTAGAT TGATTTGCCAAACCTTTACAAGAATGGGCCTTCTGACTCCATTTGCCTTCAGTGATGAGTTCAGCTCAGTTCGACtgcagcacagcacagctatCACAGAACTTTTAAAGGCTGCTAAACGGCACCTCCACAAAGAG GAACTAACCAATGGTGACCTAAATCTACATTTAAACAG agcAAAGGATATGCTCGCCGAGACACAGACTTCTCGTTACTTGAATGAGTTTGAGGAGATCACTCAGCTTGGAAAGGGGGGATATGGAAAGGTTTACAAG gtcCGGAACAAACTGGATGGTCAGttctatgcaataaaaaaaattctgattaaGAAAGTGTCACGCAGAGATTGTAAAAAG GTTCTTCGTGAAGTAAAGGTGTTGGCGGGCCTGCAGCACCCAAATATTGTTGGGTACAATACAGCCTGGATGGAGCATGTTCAGCCACCACACTCAAAATGTAA ggCTATTCCCACATTAAAGGCTATTAAAGGTTTATCCATTCAAAATTCTCAGGA ATTCTTTACGGATATCCAGAGCACCGAGAACAGTGAAAGCTCCATTGTGTTTGCTGACTCTGGAGAGGGGAATCACTCTGCTGACATGATGTCTGTAAATAGAAAGATGTATTCCACTGAAAGCAAGAAACAAAGCTTTACTATGTCTGATGGTTTCTATCATGGAAACAAAGACTCGAATGCCAATGTCCGGCAGGTGTCCAGTGTTTATAAAAAGCTTGATGCATCACAGGAACTGTGCCAGAGGGAGCGTTGTCCATTCACCTCCGAGGATGATGTGGAAGATGGAAGTGACTCGTCTTGTGATGAAGATGATTGTCTTCAGAAGGAATTCTGTTTTCATCGATACTTTGAA ATTCAGTATCACTTGATGTTGCATATACAGATGAAACTATGTGAAAAGTCTTTGTGGGATTGGATTGAAGAGAGAAATGAACATTACAGGAAGGGAAGAGATTCCTCAA GATGCTTTGGGTTTGTGGATGTATCTAGTGCACTTAGCATATTCTATCAACTTCTGCAAGGAGTGCGATATATCCATTCCATGGGAGTCCTTCACAGAGATCTAAAGGTATGGTATTTTAACATCGATCATTCCAACATTACATA CTTTAAACCAACAGAGAGCAGCTTGGCAAATATTCTAGAGCCTAATTCTGCTGTTCTCGGTCTTTCAATGGAAGGGTTGCAAACCTATTT ATATCACATACTTCTTGTAAATCCATTAGCTATTGTGGTGATTTTCTCAGATAGTTTTAACAGAAAGCCTTGTACCTTGTCACATGCAGATTCTACGCATACTTCAGGAGTCGGTACCTGTTTATATGCTGCTCAAGAACAGTTAAAAGGATCACATTATGATTTTAAG TCTGACATGTACAGTGTGGGTGTTATATTATTGGAACTCTTCCACCCGTTCTGGACTGAGATGGAAAGAAATGACATTTTAACATCTCTGAGCAAAGGGATTATTCCAAAACCTTTTGAAACTCAATGGCCAGTGCAATCCAAATACGTTAAACTACTAACCAGCATAGACTGTGAACTGCGACCATCTGCTGATCAAATGTTGAAATGTGAACTCtttagtgaaaaagaaaat GTGATTGAAGATCTACAACAAAAAGTTCTCAGTTTAGAAGAAGAAAATGAGAGACTTAAGAAGAGCCTGGAACTGTTACAAGAACAGATGTCAAGCAGAGTGGGAATAGAATCCCCAGTCTAA